The Phycisphaeraceae bacterium genome has a segment encoding these proteins:
- a CDS encoding SRPBCC domain-containing protein yields MNLNPLLRIVAFACVLVVCASNALAQERVLRHEIVVDASAAEVWAAWTTKAGLESWLARSALIDLKPGGRFATNAQGAIGEAGTIELSVIAFEPERVLAYTTTAPADFPTVAAATNTWAVLRLEPLDATTTRVHHAALGWGEGAEWEEAWFFFNSANRYVLEMLRRRFAGEHELIATGPGLGRVLSQSVEVNATPAQVWPMLTTRDGIARWLGGAVRGELRFGGSFVYGAESSGSDRRTEFVMAYEPDQMLATRLELSPELKRIIGLVERTWTVTRLEAVDGGRRTRVVRTTFGWGEGEEWDRTYRFFEGQGREQLRSMSRLLGEEQQPVTAPAAVRRDPATTTTARPEERVVAPSTEPTLTGRALLTRMRSFIGVWEAVTTGPEGESVRIRNVVERGPDGFSLIGRSAMGTGGLRLKDHQVSMVFLEPGTEEARFITIDELGDVARGTITLSGEVFTWDWRVRTAGGEEQHFVVRQVLLSAERYRMILVSPATGNEEPLLELEFERVRD; encoded by the coding sequence ATGAATCTCAATCCCCTGCTCCGAATTGTGGCCTTTGCGTGTGTGCTCGTGGTGTGTGCGTCAAATGCCTTGGCGCAGGAACGCGTGCTTCGACACGAGATTGTCGTGGATGCCTCGGCTGCGGAGGTGTGGGCAGCGTGGACGACGAAGGCGGGGCTCGAATCGTGGCTGGCGCGGTCGGCACTGATCGACCTCAAGCCGGGCGGGCGATTCGCAACCAACGCACAAGGCGCGATCGGTGAAGCGGGGACGATCGAACTCTCGGTGATCGCGTTCGAGCCCGAGCGGGTGCTGGCGTATACGACGACGGCACCGGCGGACTTTCCGACTGTGGCAGCGGCGACGAACACCTGGGCCGTGCTGCGACTTGAGCCACTGGATGCGACGACGACACGTGTGCATCATGCTGCCCTTGGCTGGGGCGAAGGGGCGGAGTGGGAGGAAGCGTGGTTTTTCTTCAATAGCGCGAATCGGTATGTGCTGGAGATGCTCCGTCGGCGTTTTGCGGGCGAGCATGAGTTGATCGCGACCGGGCCCGGTTTGGGACGGGTGCTGAGCCAGAGTGTGGAGGTGAATGCCACACCTGCGCAGGTGTGGCCGATGCTCACGACGCGCGATGGGATCGCTCGATGGCTGGGAGGAGCCGTGAGGGGTGAGTTGCGGTTTGGGGGGTCGTTTGTGTACGGGGCGGAGTCATCGGGAAGTGACAGGCGGACGGAATTTGTCATGGCGTACGAGCCTGATCAGATGCTTGCGACTCGGCTCGAACTCTCGCCCGAACTCAAACGCATCATCGGGCTGGTGGAGCGCACCTGGACGGTGACGCGCCTTGAGGCTGTTGATGGCGGGCGAAGGACGCGCGTGGTGCGCACCACTTTTGGCTGGGGAGAAGGCGAAGAGTGGGACCGCACATATCGCTTCTTTGAGGGGCAGGGTCGGGAGCAGTTGCGGTCGATGTCGCGCTTGCTTGGAGAGGAGCAGCAGCCTGTGACAGCACCGGCGGCGGTGCGCAGAGACCCGGCGACGACAACTACAGCGAGGCCTGAGGAGCGAGTGGTGGCACCCTCGACAGAACCGACCTTGACGGGTCGGGCGCTCCTTACGCGCATGCGGTCGTTCATCGGAGTCTGGGAGGCCGTGACAACCGGGCCTGAGGGCGAGTCGGTTCGGATTCGCAACGTGGTGGAGCGCGGGCCTGACGGGTTTTCGCTGATTGGTCGTTCGGCGATGGGGACTGGGGGGCTGCGGCTGAAAGACCATCAGGTGTCGATGGTTTTTCTGGAACCGGGAACTGAGGAAGCGCGGTTCATCACGATCGATGAACTCGGGGACGTTGCTCGCGGGACGATTACACTCTCGGGAGAGGTGTTCACATGGGATTGGCGTGTGCGCACGGCTGGGGGTGAAGAGCAGCACTTTGTCGTGCGGCAGGTTCTGTTGTCTGCGGAACGGTACCGGATGATTCTGGTGTCGCCGGCAACGGGCAACGAGGAGCCCTTGCTTGAACTGGAATTTGAGCGTGTGCGCGACTGA
- the nth gene encoding endonuclease III: protein MSVDRPILTPANPPGLRDLPFELPKVTAAQKRRAHALADALALAYPDAHCELNYTTPHELLIATILSAQSTDAGVNKATPGLFTAFPTPREYALATPEQIEPYIKRIGLYRNKARSVHEAMLAVVERFGGQVPQTMDELLSLRGVARKTANVVLGNAFGINVGFVVDTHILRLSVRFGMVEEGATPLATEKQLMALMPREKWCTLSHQFIWHGRRACIARVRRCAAHPVCEQFGKCCEARRS from the coding sequence GTGAGTGTCGATCGACCGATACTCACGCCTGCGAATCCGCCGGGGCTTCGTGATCTGCCGTTTGAACTGCCGAAAGTAACAGCTGCGCAGAAGCGCCGTGCGCACGCCTTGGCAGACGCGCTGGCACTTGCCTATCCCGACGCCCACTGTGAGTTAAACTACACAACACCGCACGAATTGCTGATCGCCACGATCCTCTCGGCGCAGTCAACCGATGCTGGAGTAAACAAAGCCACGCCCGGCCTGTTCACAGCGTTTCCAACGCCGCGCGAGTATGCGCTGGCCACACCCGAACAGATCGAGCCATATATCAAGCGCATCGGGCTGTACCGCAACAAGGCAAGATCGGTGCACGAAGCCATGCTCGCGGTTGTCGAGCGTTTTGGGGGCCAGGTCCCACAGACAATGGATGAACTGCTATCACTGCGTGGCGTGGCACGCAAGACAGCGAACGTCGTGCTGGGCAATGCCTTTGGCATCAACGTCGGATTTGTGGTCGATACGCACATTTTGAGGCTGAGCGTTCGGTTTGGAATGGTCGAAGAGGGCGCGACGCCGCTGGCAACGGAGAAGCAGTTGATGGCTCTGATGCCTCGAGAGAAGTGGTGCACGCTCAGTCATCAATTCATCTGGCATGGCCGACGTGCGTGTATTGCCCGCGTGCGCAGGTGTGCAGCGCATCCTGTCTGCGAGCAGTTCGGCAAGTGTTGCGAAGCAAGGCGGTCGTGA
- a CDS encoding ABC transporter permease subunit — translation MKRTTLNPVRLLAGPIFTTEMRIGGRHISTYVLRFLFSTVVIGFFAVVLLVTWAESNRSHGGTVADLQRFQKIAPQLGTTVLWTQYVGLLLLTPIMLGSAICGERRSRTLAALLTTPLSAWEILLSKLTGRMTQILILAAVSLPLLLASRMLGGLSIEGIFAAAAVTFTSVLLMASLTLAASISARKPTSASAQGFSLFLTISFGPSIVAAIYNFWFLPNYPMAGLSPIPVHWINASSLPLSLGLVSFEHFVGSPTGLSSMQTWGWSVILGLSISMLTLLVAGARMRRTMQRDPEGDPKAYAKPKRSRVRKGQATEQPAAVVADVTRKSRTVGDHPVLWRELRQPLFRTKVMFATAILAIVALVALLAVNDGFSEPATYYALTMIGLGSAIFHACYGTTGSISSERETRTLDVLLTTPIKPSAIVLGKYVGALRKMIGIPLALYVLYIIGSTTYIHWSILILMPIIVVPPILLFTATGMLCGVYMRNIAAAMTNVGLAVGLYMVLPISIVMIENFSGGMHRGNAQFFFTGAIAPNPFVMIAIAIEGTGEFYGRAISLSSLEFSFPYRSVSFAAFLTIVVIGALVQLVAAAGALAWAMRALPVRHGRAS, via the coding sequence GTGAAGCGCACGACGCTGAATCCCGTTCGACTGCTCGCGGGGCCGATCTTCACGACAGAGATGCGTATCGGTGGGCGGCACATCAGTACATATGTGCTGCGATTTCTGTTTTCTACGGTGGTAATTGGTTTTTTTGCAGTTGTGCTGCTTGTCACGTGGGCCGAATCGAACCGATCACATGGTGGCACAGTCGCCGATCTGCAGCGGTTTCAGAAGATCGCACCGCAACTTGGCACGACTGTCTTGTGGACGCAGTATGTCGGGCTGCTGCTCTTGACCCCGATTATGTTGGGCTCGGCAATCTGTGGCGAGCGTCGCAGCCGAACACTTGCTGCTTTGCTGACAACGCCGCTGAGCGCGTGGGAAATACTGCTGAGCAAACTGACGGGGCGCATGACGCAAATTTTGATTCTGGCTGCGGTATCGCTGCCGCTGTTGCTGGCGTCGCGCATGCTTGGCGGGCTGAGCATCGAAGGAATTTTCGCGGCGGCGGCGGTTACATTTACGAGCGTCCTGCTTATGGCCTCGCTCACGCTCGCAGCGTCCATCAGCGCTCGCAAGCCAACTTCGGCCTCGGCACAGGGCTTCAGCCTGTTTCTGACGATTTCGTTTGGGCCTTCGATCGTTGCGGCGATCTACAACTTCTGGTTTCTGCCAAACTATCCGATGGCCGGGCTGAGTCCGATTCCGGTGCACTGGATTAATGCTTCATCCCTCCCACTCTCGCTGGGCCTGGTGTCGTTTGAACACTTTGTCGGAAGTCCAACCGGGCTGTCGTCGATGCAGACATGGGGATGGAGCGTCATCCTTGGTCTGTCGATCTCGATGCTCACGCTGCTGGTCGCGGGGGCTCGTATGCGTCGGACGATGCAGCGCGATCCGGAAGGCGACCCGAAGGCCTACGCCAAGCCCAAACGTTCGCGCGTTCGCAAGGGACAGGCGACTGAACAGCCCGCCGCGGTTGTTGCTGATGTCACACGCAAGTCGCGCACGGTCGGAGATCACCCGGTGCTCTGGCGCGAGTTGCGCCAGCCGCTCTTTCGCACGAAAGTGATGTTTGCTACGGCAATTCTCGCAATTGTCGCATTGGTCGCACTGCTTGCCGTCAACGATGGTTTTTCTGAGCCCGCGACGTATTACGCACTCACCATGATCGGGCTTGGGTCGGCGATTTTTCACGCCTGCTATGGCACGACGGGCAGTATTTCGAGCGAGCGTGAGACACGCACACTCGATGTCCTTCTGACCACGCCGATCAAGCCTTCGGCTATTGTACTTGGCAAGTATGTGGGTGCGCTGCGCAAAATGATCGGGATTCCGTTAGCACTCTATGTGCTCTATATCATCGGATCGACGACATACATTCACTGGTCAATTCTCATTCTCATGCCGATCATCGTCGTGCCACCGATATTGCTCTTCACAGCGACCGGCATGCTCTGCGGGGTATACATGCGCAACATTGCGGCCGCGATGACCAATGTGGGTCTGGCGGTCGGTCTGTACATGGTTTTGCCGATATCGATCGTGATGATTGAAAACTTTTCTGGAGGAATGCATCGCGGCAATGCGCAGTTTTTCTTCACTGGAGCGATTGCTCCAAATCCATTCGTCATGATTGCAATTGCGATCGAAGGCACCGGGGAGTTCTATGGCCGGGCCATCAGTTTAAGTAGCCTGGAGTTCTCGTTTCCTTACCGATCAGTGTCATTCGCAGCGTTTCTGACCATTGTCGTGATCGGTGCGCTGGTTCAACTGGTTGCTGCAGCGGGGGCTCTGGCCTGGGCGATGAGGGCGTTGCCCGTTCGCCACGGTCGCGCGAGTTGA
- a CDS encoding sugar phosphate isomerase/epimerase, producing MTAPSLSLALAGLDDSGRPREQLAAIAAAGYRWVQINAAQAGFRPRELDASARRDLAASLSRSGLRLSGLDLFIAREDFENAAKIDRAMAAAVGAAELLRDMMALRAAEPGAAVSVIIGVGMAETASLAQCADQVGVQFADHAAAPDDRLSLGVDPALLLSAGADPAKAVFERQTRLVAARLGDANLVGRCELGAGRLDILGYAMALAAVGFHNPVVADMRGLPQPYESATRALQLWQRVTALPAT from the coding sequence ATGACTGCACCTTCACTCAGTCTGGCTTTGGCAGGCCTCGATGATTCGGGTCGGCCTCGCGAGCAGCTCGCAGCAATCGCTGCAGCCGGATATCGCTGGGTTCAGATCAACGCGGCACAGGCAGGGTTTCGACCACGCGAGCTGGATGCCTCGGCCAGGCGCGACCTGGCAGCCTCCCTCTCACGCAGCGGACTCCGCCTCTCGGGGCTCGACCTCTTCATCGCGAGAGAAGACTTTGAGAATGCAGCAAAGATTGATCGTGCCATGGCGGCAGCAGTGGGGGCCGCAGAACTGCTGCGCGACATGATGGCGCTGCGTGCTGCCGAGCCGGGTGCAGCGGTCAGCGTCATCATCGGAGTTGGTATGGCTGAGACTGCGAGTCTGGCGCAGTGCGCAGATCAAGTCGGAGTGCAATTCGCCGACCATGCCGCCGCTCCAGACGATCGACTGAGTCTGGGCGTCGATCCCGCTCTCCTGCTCTCGGCCGGCGCCGATCCAGCAAAGGCTGTGTTCGAGCGGCAAACTCGACTCGTTGCTGCGAGGCTTGGCGATGCCAATCTTGTCGGACGTTGCGAACTCGGCGCGGGACGTCTCGACATTCTCGGCTACGCCATGGCGCTCGCAGCTGTTGGTTTTCATAATCCTGTTGTTGCAGATATGCGCGGGCTCCCCCAGCCTTACGAGAGCGCCACGCGAGCACTCCAACTCTGGCAGCGAGTGACCGCACTTCCTGCAACCTGA
- a CDS encoding S41 family peptidase, which produces MKRVTHRWLSAGIVFLSTGVGGFAQAQSEPVAIEAWSSQVWRAAEKDGESELLARLAPVVTGDIESIDWLRSSIEVFKSNLAKREQTRVEQIAKVSAELDEHMAMAENPVKLSEALRAANELQLLMPNKDEFFAQPRIEELIRISEIAGQRALEQSDWLIANELFARLSLLYENEERYKNERDTLEQRLTMIRMYAPDRFWQLRNDRRLAAGEEAFPDYNPTGDQWNDKIANVRMQTVLAAVTRTYSHVDGVAMREVLVKGFDAVIAFVTTPELYGAFTSLADDAKREAFLTGVKASRNNIANKAGTVTRRDAYESVEAMMVANTNTIGLPAAAIAHEFGNGAMKALDQYSGIIWPDELARFERSTRGEFVGVGISIQLDELQNIKVVTPLEGSPAQRAGIRAGDLIKKVNGNSTVGFTLDQAVDVITGPRGTKVSLTIERQVPEGDAVSIDVPLVRQVIDLPTVKGWKKTGASDDAWDWFVDREAGVGYLRLTGFSEKTTTEFDRAVREMKRQGLQGLILDLRFNPGGLLEQAVSISSRFVNDGLIVRTVDGTDRTRDEQVARAVPNAVNLSEIPVIVLINEGSASASEIVSGAIQAHAREGKIRALVVGQRSFGKGSVQNVFPIQGDDNTLMKLTTQYYKLRGNQMIHRRPGASEYGIKPDLAIEMLPQQSIDALVLRRDADVLPLDENGKIIETAEMPNPDRLISEGLDLQLEAAVVLLQSQQAPAIVAKMSRIGG; this is translated from the coding sequence ATGAAGCGAGTGACACATCGGTGGTTGAGTGCGGGAATCGTGTTTTTGTCGACTGGTGTGGGTGGGTTTGCGCAGGCTCAGAGCGAACCGGTTGCCATCGAGGCGTGGTCAAGCCAGGTGTGGCGAGCAGCGGAGAAGGACGGGGAGAGCGAACTGCTGGCCCGCCTTGCCCCGGTGGTGACAGGTGACATTGAGTCGATCGATTGGCTGCGGTCATCGATTGAAGTGTTCAAGTCGAACCTTGCCAAGCGGGAGCAGACCCGAGTCGAACAGATTGCCAAAGTGAGCGCGGAACTCGACGAGCACATGGCGATGGCTGAGAATCCGGTCAAACTGAGTGAAGCGTTGCGTGCGGCCAATGAGTTGCAGTTGCTGATGCCGAATAAGGACGAGTTCTTTGCGCAGCCTCGCATTGAAGAGTTGATCAGGATTTCGGAAATTGCGGGGCAACGTGCGCTCGAACAAAGCGACTGGCTGATTGCCAATGAGTTGTTCGCTCGACTGTCGCTGCTGTACGAAAACGAGGAGCGGTACAAGAACGAGCGCGACACGCTCGAACAACGGCTGACGATGATTCGGATGTATGCGCCTGATCGGTTCTGGCAGTTGCGCAACGACCGTCGGCTGGCGGCGGGCGAGGAGGCGTTTCCGGATTACAACCCGACGGGCGATCAGTGGAATGACAAGATTGCGAACGTTCGGATGCAGACGGTGCTTGCTGCGGTGACGCGGACGTACAGCCATGTTGACGGCGTGGCGATGCGTGAGGTGCTGGTCAAGGGTTTTGACGCGGTGATCGCGTTCGTGACGACGCCGGAGCTGTATGGGGCGTTCACGTCGCTTGCTGATGATGCCAAGCGCGAGGCGTTTCTGACTGGGGTGAAAGCGTCTCGGAACAACATTGCGAACAAGGCCGGGACAGTCACACGTCGCGACGCGTACGAATCGGTCGAGGCGATGATGGTTGCCAACACGAACACGATCGGATTGCCTGCAGCTGCCATCGCGCACGAGTTCGGGAATGGTGCGATGAAGGCTCTGGATCAGTACAGCGGCATCATCTGGCCGGACGAGTTGGCGCGGTTCGAGCGTTCGACGCGTGGCGAGTTCGTCGGGGTGGGTATCTCGATACAGCTCGACGAGCTGCAGAACATCAAGGTTGTGACGCCTCTGGAAGGATCTCCGGCGCAGCGTGCGGGAATCAGAGCGGGCGATCTGATCAAGAAGGTCAACGGGAACTCTACGGTTGGATTCACGCTTGACCAGGCGGTGGACGTGATCACGGGCCCACGCGGGACCAAGGTCTCGCTGACGATCGAACGGCAAGTGCCCGAGGGGGATGCGGTTTCGATTGATGTGCCACTGGTACGCCAGGTGATTGACCTTCCGACGGTCAAGGGATGGAAGAAGACGGGCGCGAGCGATGACGCGTGGGACTGGTTTGTGGATCGCGAGGCCGGTGTGGGGTACTTGCGGCTGACCGGGTTCAGCGAGAAGACGACGACGGAGTTTGACCGCGCGGTGCGCGAGATGAAGCGGCAGGGCCTGCAGGGGCTGATTCTGGACCTGAGGTTCAATCCGGGCGGGCTGCTGGAGCAGGCGGTGAGTATTTCGAGTCGGTTCGTCAATGACGGGCTGATTGTGAGGACTGTTGACGGGACGGACCGGACGCGCGACGAGCAGGTTGCACGGGCCGTGCCCAATGCAGTGAATCTTTCAGAAATACCGGTGATCGTGTTGATCAATGAAGGGTCGGCGTCGGCGAGCGAGATCGTGTCTGGAGCGATTCAGGCGCACGCCCGCGAGGGGAAGATCCGGGCGCTGGTGGTCGGGCAGCGGAGTTTCGGCAAGGGAAGCGTGCAGAACGTGTTCCCGATCCAGGGCGACGACAACACGCTGATGAAGTTGACGACGCAGTATTACAAGTTGCGTGGGAACCAGATGATTCATCGCCGCCCGGGCGCGTCGGAGTATGGGATCAAGCCTGATCTGGCGATCGAGATGTTGCCTCAGCAGAGCATCGACGCGCTGGTGCTTCGGCGTGATGCGGACGTGCTGCCTCTGGACGAGAACGGGAAGATTATCGAGACGGCGGAAATGCCAAACCCGGATCGACTGATCTCGGAGGGGCTGGACCTGCAATTGGAGGCGGCGGTGGTGCTGTTGCAAAGCCAGCAGGCACCGGCGATCGTGGCGAAAATGAGCCGAATCGGGGGTTGA
- the aspS gene encoding aspartate--tRNA ligase, which produces MTTWRRTHTCGQLRDEHVGQTVTLTGWVNAYRDHGLGLIFVDLRDRYGLTQLVFDTEDASQSILDIADKLRNEDVVAARGVVRMRDGGPNLKLATGRVEVVVAEVQILSKTVNPPFLPHDDKGELPGEEIRLRNRFIDLRRPRMQQILATRHRVAKVTRDYFDEQGFLEIETPMLCRSTPEGARDFLVPSRLQPGQWYALPQSPQLFKQILMVAGCDRYLQIVRCFRDEDPRADRQAEFTQIDLEMSFIDRDLVLETMEGFAKRLWETAAGVKLPTMQRMTYRDAMDRYGIDRPDTRFGLELVDVSDLAGTTDFKVFTGALAKHRGVVKVIRVPGGAEKLTRKLTDGYSEWVKQFGAGGVPITKVTATGLEAGIGKFIEPIAGALIERTGAQPGDMLLFGADTYAVCSKVLGELRQKIARDLGLIPEGQWNFLWVVDFPMFEFDEKSGRFYALHHPFTAPRADQVEKLMALDPEDHSQANIDLVESIVSDGYDMICNGSEIGGGSIRIHRQDVQSQVFSLLGLSKDEAKQKFSFLLDALSFGAPPHGGIAFGLDRIVMHLCGTDNIRDVIAFPKTQTGADLMSQAPNAVDIAQLKELHVVSTWDPTG; this is translated from the coding sequence ATGACTACGTGGAGACGCACCCACACCTGCGGCCAGCTGCGCGACGAACACGTCGGGCAGACCGTCACCCTCACCGGCTGGGTGAACGCCTATCGAGATCACGGCCTGGGGCTGATCTTCGTCGATCTGCGTGACCGATACGGCCTGACGCAACTGGTGTTCGACACCGAGGACGCGAGCCAGAGCATTCTCGACATCGCGGACAAGCTGCGCAATGAGGACGTGGTTGCAGCGCGCGGGGTTGTGCGCATGCGCGACGGCGGTCCGAACCTGAAACTTGCGACGGGGCGCGTTGAGGTTGTGGTTGCGGAGGTGCAGATTCTTTCGAAGACTGTCAATCCGCCATTTCTGCCGCACGATGACAAGGGCGAACTTCCGGGTGAGGAGATTCGTCTGCGCAATCGGTTCATCGATCTTCGGCGGCCTCGGATGCAGCAGATTCTTGCGACGCGGCATCGAGTGGCGAAGGTGACGCGCGACTACTTCGACGAGCAGGGTTTTCTGGAGATCGAGACTCCGATGCTGTGTCGTTCGACGCCGGAGGGCGCGCGTGACTTTCTTGTGCCGTCGCGTTTGCAGCCGGGGCAGTGGTATGCGTTGCCGCAGTCGCCACAGTTGTTCAAGCAGATTCTGATGGTGGCGGGATGTGACCGGTATCTGCAGATTGTGCGGTGCTTTCGCGATGAAGACCCGCGAGCCGACCGGCAGGCGGAGTTCACGCAGATCGACCTTGAGATGTCGTTCATCGATCGTGATCTGGTTCTGGAGACGATGGAAGGATTTGCCAAGAGGCTGTGGGAGACGGCTGCGGGAGTCAAGTTGCCGACGATGCAGCGCATGACCTATCGCGATGCGATGGACAGGTATGGCATCGATCGCCCGGACACACGATTCGGGCTTGAACTGGTGGATGTCTCGGACCTTGCGGGAACAACGGACTTCAAGGTTTTTACGGGCGCGCTGGCCAAGCATCGCGGCGTGGTCAAGGTCATTCGAGTGCCGGGCGGGGCGGAGAAGCTGACCCGCAAGCTCACCGATGGCTACAGCGAATGGGTCAAGCAGTTTGGTGCCGGGGGTGTGCCGATCACGAAAGTGACTGCGACGGGACTTGAAGCGGGTATCGGTAAGTTCATCGAGCCGATTGCGGGTGCGCTGATCGAACGCACGGGCGCGCAGCCCGGCGATATGCTCCTCTTCGGAGCGGACACCTATGCGGTGTGCTCGAAGGTGCTCGGGGAGTTGCGACAGAAAATCGCACGCGATCTTGGGCTGATCCCTGAAGGGCAGTGGAATTTTCTGTGGGTTGTCGACTTCCCGATGTTCGAGTTCGACGAGAAGAGCGGGCGTTTTTATGCGCTGCATCACCCCTTTACCGCGCCGCGGGCCGATCAGGTTGAGAAGTTGATGGCTCTTGATCCTGAGGATCACAGCCAGGCCAATATCGATCTGGTCGAGTCGATCGTGTCGGACGGTTATGACATGATCTGCAACGGGTCGGAGATCGGGGGCGGGAGCATTCGTATTCATCGGCAGGACGTGCAAAGCCAGGTCTTCAGCCTGCTGGGTCTGAGCAAGGACGAAGCCAAGCAGAAGTTCAGTTTTCTGCTCGATGCGCTGAGTTTCGGTGCTCCGCCACACGGCGGGATCGCGTTCGGGCTCGATCGCATTGTCATGCACCTGTGCGGGACGGACAACATTCGCGACGTGATTGCATTCCCGAAGACCCAGACAGGTGCGGACCTGATGAGCCAGGCTCCGAACGCTGTGGATATTGCGCAGCTGAAGGAACTGCACGTCGTTTCGACGTGGGATCCGACAGGCTGA
- the pdhA gene encoding pyruvate dehydrogenase (acetyl-transferring) E1 component subunit alpha — protein MSTATASSKPMSNRLTDRLDHAVLLKWLYDMQLIREFENRTAQAYQQAKIGGFCHIYSGQEACAVGTIACTDLMDPIVTAYRDHGHALARGMSPEACMAEMFGKITGCAKGKGGSMHMFDRPNNLFGGHGIVGAQTPLGAGLAFGARYEWEVLGTGPKKVCLCYLGDGAIDQGAFHEALNLAALYSLPVIYVIENNGYSMGTAIHRHSANSGNLLARGQAYGIKSVQIDGFDVLNVYNEFKPLVDECRDLQRPAFVDLKTYRYQGHSMSDPQKYRTKEEVEDWKGRDSIASLADHLMNARECLSESQWNAMQDEIRERVKASLVFAEESAVPDVDAELASDVYALPMKNLSPNTEFGHGVRNPLM, from the coding sequence ATGTCAACCGCCACTGCCAGTTCCAAACCCATGAGTAATCGCCTGACCGACCGCCTGGACCATGCTGTGCTGCTCAAGTGGCTGTACGACATGCAGTTAATTCGGGAGTTTGAGAACCGGACGGCACAGGCGTATCAGCAGGCGAAAATCGGCGGGTTCTGCCACATTTATTCGGGACAGGAAGCGTGCGCAGTCGGAACGATCGCATGTACCGATCTGATGGACCCGATCGTGACGGCGTATCGGGACCACGGCCACGCGCTGGCACGCGGGATGAGCCCTGAGGCTTGCATGGCGGAGATGTTCGGCAAGATCACAGGGTGCGCCAAGGGCAAGGGCGGGTCGATGCACATGTTTGATCGACCGAACAACTTGTTTGGCGGGCACGGGATCGTGGGCGCGCAGACGCCGCTCGGGGCCGGGCTGGCATTTGGTGCGCGGTATGAGTGGGAAGTGCTCGGAACGGGACCCAAGAAGGTGTGCCTGTGCTATCTGGGGGACGGGGCGATCGATCAAGGCGCGTTTCATGAAGCGTTGAATCTTGCGGCTTTGTACTCGCTCCCGGTCATTTATGTGATCGAGAATAACGGATACTCGATGGGTACGGCGATCCACAGGCACTCGGCGAACTCGGGAAACCTGCTGGCGCGCGGACAGGCGTATGGCATCAAGAGTGTGCAGATTGACGGGTTTGATGTGCTCAACGTGTACAACGAGTTCAAGCCTCTTGTGGATGAATGTCGGGATCTTCAGAGGCCGGCATTTGTGGATCTCAAGACGTATCGGTATCAGGGCCACTCGATGTCGGACCCGCAGAAGTACCGGACGAAAGAAGAGGTCGAGGATTGGAAGGGGCGCGACTCGATTGCGAGTCTGGCCGACCATCTGATGAACGCGCGTGAATGCCTGAGCGAAAGCCAGTGGAACGCGATGCAGGACGAGATCCGCGAGCGTGTGAAGGCGTCGCTGGTATTTGCGGAAGAATCGGCGGTGCCGGATGTTGACGCGGAACTGGCGAGCGACGTGTACGCCCTGCCGATGAAGAATCTGAGCCCGAATACTGAGTTTGGGCACGGAGTGCGGAATCCGTTGATGTGA